A window from Cryobacterium sp. PAMC25264 encodes these proteins:
- a CDS encoding extracellular solute-binding protein: MGDGRLGRQLRIPRRPFVTESGQEIEVVAIPWDSIDEKLTTSVASGAGPDVLQIGLSKLRSFADAGALLPLDDLVADYPGLAAENFPSGVSGDATSVNGQVVSVPWVSDTRVLFTRTDILSENGIDAPPSTWDELRADAKTLTSRGSGQYGYYIPQWDAPLPVEMTWSLGGDVIDSDGNVDFDTPEFQDAVDIYTGLYADGSVPTNGDFDQTQGFISGVAPMLVSGPYLGKAITDGAPELAGKWQASLLPAGTSSTSLFAGSNLGVWANTDQQDASLELLEYLAQPETQLEWYSLSGELPTVSAALDDADLNSDPNVAVYTEQLASSKVLPLVSNWDSAVGTELLNALNAIALTGADRDDTLAGFFAKTADLTID; this comes from the coding sequence GTGGGTGATGGGCGACTCGGGCGCCAACTTCGAATCCCTCGTCGCCCCTTCGTCACGGAAAGCGGGCAGGAGATCGAGGTCGTTGCCATCCCGTGGGACAGCATCGACGAAAAGCTGACGACCTCGGTTGCCTCGGGCGCCGGACCGGATGTGCTGCAGATCGGCCTCTCCAAGCTTCGGAGCTTCGCGGACGCGGGTGCCCTGCTGCCCCTGGACGATCTTGTCGCCGACTATCCCGGGCTCGCTGCCGAGAACTTTCCGTCTGGGGTGAGCGGAGACGCGACATCCGTCAACGGACAGGTCGTCAGCGTGCCGTGGGTCAGCGACACGCGCGTTCTGTTCACCCGCACCGACATCCTCTCGGAGAATGGGATCGACGCCCCTCCCTCGACCTGGGACGAACTACGGGCCGACGCCAAGACGCTTACGAGTCGGGGCAGCGGTCAGTACGGCTACTACATCCCGCAGTGGGACGCCCCGCTGCCGGTCGAGATGACGTGGAGTCTCGGCGGCGACGTCATCGATTCCGACGGCAATGTCGACTTCGATACCCCCGAATTCCAAGACGCGGTCGACATCTACACCGGGCTGTATGCCGACGGCAGTGTGCCGACCAACGGTGATTTCGACCAGACGCAGGGTTTCATCTCCGGCGTCGCGCCGATGCTCGTGAGCGGCCCATACCTGGGCAAGGCGATCACGGACGGCGCGCCGGAACTCGCGGGGAAGTGGCAGGCGAGCCTGCTGCCGGCGGGGACTTCGTCGACGTCGCTGTTCGCCGGCTCGAACCTCGGAGTGTGGGCGAACACCGACCAGCAGGATGCCTCGTTGGAGCTCCTGGAATACCTGGCACAGCCTGAGACCCAGCTTGAGTGGTACTCGCTCAGCGGTGAACTGCCCACGGTCAGCGCAGCCTTGGATGACGCGGACCTTAACAGCGACCCGAACGTGGCGGTGTACACCGAACAACTCGCGTCGTCGAAGGTGCTGCCGCTCGTGTCGAACTGGGACAGTGCCGTCGGCACCGAGCTGCTGAACGCGCTCAACGCGATCGCCCTCACTGGCGCCGACCGCGACGACACGCTGGCCGGCTTCTTCGCCAAGACTGCGGACCTGACGATCGACTAA
- a CDS encoding carbohydrate ABC transporter permease, translating to MRNRLSPYLFVSPAMLLLVTFGVFPIFVALAVSFTNMNISAFANIRNVKFVGVDNYVTLFGDADFWQALANTGIFALVGVPAVVVLSLTVALLLNRSDHPFFRALRSFYFIPAITAIVAISLIWGYLYNTQFGFLNYLLSLVGVEQVQWLSDPVLAKFSVALVAVWRGTGLNIIIFLAALQGVPKDYLEAASLDGAGEWRKTFSITVPLLRFAIFFVTVTTIISWGQFFDEPFVLTDGGPLGATTSVSIFLYKEGFRMNQFGYASAGSIVLFAIIAIITVFQLRARKADDDY from the coding sequence ATGCGCAACCGGCTCTCCCCGTATCTCTTTGTCTCGCCCGCGATGCTCTTGCTGGTGACGTTCGGGGTGTTCCCGATTTTCGTCGCTCTCGCCGTCAGCTTCACGAACATGAATATCTCGGCGTTCGCCAACATCCGTAACGTCAAGTTCGTCGGCGTCGACAATTACGTCACGTTGTTCGGCGACGCCGACTTCTGGCAAGCGCTCGCGAACACGGGCATCTTCGCCCTCGTCGGTGTGCCCGCCGTCGTCGTGCTGTCTCTCACCGTTGCGCTATTGCTCAACCGAAGCGATCACCCGTTCTTCCGGGCGCTGCGTTCGTTCTACTTCATTCCCGCTATCACCGCGATCGTCGCGATCTCGCTCATCTGGGGCTACCTCTACAACACTCAATTCGGCTTTCTGAACTACCTGCTCTCGCTCGTGGGCGTCGAGCAGGTGCAGTGGCTGTCCGATCCCGTGCTCGCCAAGTTTTCGGTGGCTCTCGTCGCAGTCTGGCGAGGCACCGGCTTGAATATCATCATCTTCCTCGCGGCGCTCCAGGGCGTGCCGAAGGACTACCTGGAAGCCGCGTCCCTCGACGGGGCCGGTGAATGGCGCAAGACCTTCTCGATCACCGTGCCGTTGCTGCGATTCGCCATCTTCTTCGTGACCGTTACCACGATCATCTCTTGGGGGCAGTTCTTCGACGAGCCGTTCGTGTTGACCGACGGTGGTCCGCTTGGCGCCACGACGAGCGTGTCGATCTTCCTCTATAAGGAGGGGTTCCGGATGAACCAGTTCGGTTACGCCAGTGCCGGGTCGATCGTGCTCTTCGCGATCATCGCCATCATCACAGTTTTCCAGCTCCGTGCGCGAAAGGCCGACGATGACTACTAG
- a CDS encoding carbohydrate ABC transporter permease, whose protein sequence is MRERPTMTTRNRAIRLRLRRTDRAAARRSRQLTVVIGVLLAIGAIITAFPFIWMLTASVKPQRESTDFPPSVLPKEPTFEYYRVLFTELDFGRYLVNTLAVVAIGMIGLLLMAMAGYAFAKFEFRGKRWMFFLVLATMMVPIQVTMIPTYLILNQMKLTNTLIGIALPTLVGGFSIFLFRQFMSTIPTEMLEAARLDGATEWRTFWQIVLPMSKPILAVQIVLTFIAGWNSFLWPLIIASDQKLYTLSVGLSLLNQQLAVNPSLQMAAASVMVVPILIVFVIFQRFVIQGFALSGLK, encoded by the coding sequence GTGCGCGAAAGGCCGACGATGACTACTAGGAACCGCGCAATCCGTCTGCGTCTGCGGCGGACCGATCGTGCCGCCGCACGGAGGTCACGTCAGCTCACCGTTGTCATCGGAGTGCTGCTCGCGATCGGGGCCATCATCACGGCCTTTCCGTTCATCTGGATGCTGACCGCCTCGGTGAAGCCGCAGCGGGAGTCCACCGATTTCCCTCCGTCGGTGCTCCCGAAGGAGCCGACCTTCGAGTACTACCGGGTGCTGTTCACGGAGCTGGACTTCGGACGCTATCTGGTGAACACCCTCGCCGTCGTCGCGATCGGGATGATCGGTCTGCTTCTGATGGCGATGGCGGGTTACGCTTTCGCGAAGTTCGAGTTCCGTGGCAAACGCTGGATGTTCTTCCTCGTGCTGGCGACGATGATGGTCCCGATCCAGGTGACGATGATCCCGACCTACCTGATCCTCAACCAGATGAAACTCACCAACACCCTCATCGGCATAGCCCTTCCGACCTTGGTCGGTGGATTCAGCATCTTTCTCTTCCGCCAATTCATGTCGACGATTCCCACCGAGATGCTCGAGGCCGCGAGGCTCGACGGTGCGACCGAATGGCGCACGTTCTGGCAGATCGTGCTGCCCATGTCGAAGCCGATCCTCGCCGTTCAGATCGTGCTCACGTTCATCGCTGGCTGGAACAGTTTCCTGTGGCCGCTGATCATCGCGAGTGACCAGAAGCTGTACACGCTGTCGGTGGGATTGTCCCTCCTCAACCAGCAGCTGGCGGTCAACCCGTCGCTGCAGATGGCCGCCGCGTCGGTCATGGTCGTACCGATACTCATCGTGTTCGTCATCTTCCAACGCTTCGTCATCCAGGGTTTCGCCCTGTCCGGATTGAAATAG